ATATATTGATCATTAATTTGGCATTATATATTGGTTcaacttcaatatatatatttagatatatctaaatatatatattggcattAATTAAGGGCAGGATATTTTGTGCATGATTCCAATTATACGTACGTCGCTGCAGTACTTTTGACATATAAAAATTCGAATTTGTACTATaaattatctatattttttcaatttacgCTCTCGGTTAATTAATATCTTTCAGTTACGATGAGGGAAAGAAATTGCCACGTGCAAGATTATCTTAACTCGTCAAACTTAAATGAAAGGTCCCAAAGTGAAGCCTGTTACTAATTTAGGGACCAAATTCAGATATTTTGTGGTCGACGTTGTTGCCATGAAGTTGCCGACAAGTTTCTACCCActtctctattattatttatttgcgATGCGTATTGATCTATAATTGGAcctttcttcctcttcttcatcatcatctcctGCCATGGCCTTTCAATTAGgagcttcttcatcttctttacCATCATCTCCTTCCATCCATCCAAAGAATCATGATGTATTCTTGAGCTTTAGAGGTAAAGATGTTCGCCACAAGTTTATTTCTCATCTAAACCGAGCTTTACGTCAAAGTGGAATCAAGACTTATATGGATGGTGTCAACCTTGAGAGAGGAGAGCAAATTTCATCAGAAGTTTTTAAAGCTATTGAAGAGTCAAGAATTTCGATCATtgtattttctaaaaattatgCAGAATCCAAATGGTGCTTAGACGAGCTATTGAAGATTCTTGAATGCAAAAAAACATTCAAACAAATTGTTTTACCGATATTCTATGAGATAAAACCATCAGACGTACGAGATCAAAAAGGAGGCCTTGGACAAGCATTCACTAAACTTGGAAAGAAAATCAAGGATGACATAAAGTTGCTGGAGTATTGGAAGGAAGCTTTAGAAGAAGTAGCCAAATTGTCTGGGTTGGAATATACAGCGTTCGGGTAAGCTTTGCCTATTTGTTCGTagtgcatgtgtgtgtgagcatatatatatatatatatatatatattgctatatATTACCGGATTTAATATATAGTACCACTACCAAGTTAGTTTCGCATATAGTTTATTGGAGAAATAGAAGAACatgagataaataaaaatacatatattttctttcttttcgccTTTTGGGTCTTTTCATCATGAATTGTAAGCAAAAGCAAAGGAACAGAGGAATATATATGGAATTTGGTCCATCAAATAAATGATCAATGATCGATAGTTAGAAAAAGATAATTAAGAAAAAGGGtgagaattatttattatttgtgttATAGCTATAGAAAGAATAAGATAATTAGGAGTACTGATGACAAGAAAAAAGGGCTTTAAATTAAACGTAGAACTGGTCtttagtttcattttgtttctACATATAAAGACTCATAAATActcttaaattaatataagtcTGATCTAAGGGAGGGACAGATTCGAGAAtggaacaaagaaaaaagataaaaagtttattaatacatacaaaaGATTGAAAAAGTAATTCTACCCTTTGACGAATGCACAATCTAATATTGAAACACTCATATCAAGGACGGAGAAAGGCTAGCCTTTGACATAGTAATCTAATGCTATCAGTTTGTcgtggagattaaaaaaaacaaaagcagaaACAAGATATAATTTCACACAAATCATATTGATATATGTCATTTACTTGTGAAAAAAGTTTGActctataaaattttcatctctttttatttttattttttgatagggaTGATGAGTCAGAATTTATCCAAAAGTACATCATTGGGTGGATCAACTCAAGAATAGTAAACCAAACACCTCTAAGCGTTGCCATGTATCCAGTTGGGATAGATTGTCGTAAACGAGACATTTATCAGCATCTAAGTATTGAAAGGAATGATATTATACGTATTGTAGGGATATTCGGAACTGGTGGAATTGGTAAGACAACTATTTCAAAAGATATTTATAACCAGATTTACTCTCAATTTGAAGGAAGTTGTTTCTTGAGTAATATTAgagaaatttcaaaacaagcAGGAGGTCTGATTCAGCTGCAAAATACCCTTCTTTTTGATATTTTAGGAACAAGTTTGGATGTTCGTGATACTGACAAAGGAATCAATGTGATTAAGCACAGACTTTGCTCTAAAAGGGTTCTactaattcttgatgatgtggatgagGTTGtccaaattgaaaaattagtTGGAGATCGTAGTTGGTTTGGTTTGGGAAGTAGAATTATCGTGACAACAAGAGATCAACAATTACTAAAAATCTCTGAAGTTGATTCAGAATACGAGTTGAAGCTCTTGGGTGACAATGAAGCTCTTCGACTCTTTAGCTTGCATGCTTTCAAGAAAGATGAACCATTTGATGAGTATGTGGACCTCGCTAAACAAATAATACAATATGCTAAGGGCCTTCCATTGGCTTTAGCAGTGCTAGGTTCGGATCTAAAGGGTAAAAGTACACATCAATGGAAGAGTGCATTGAATAAGTATAAAAACATTCCCAATAGAAATATTCAGAAAGTATGTTTAGTGAGTTATGAAGGATTAGATAATAATGAGAAGGAAATGTTCCTTGATATTGCCTGTTTCTTCAAAGGAAAACCTTTGCCAGATATCATGAACATATTTGACAGTTGTGGTTTTTTTCCAAATGATGGTATCGATAGGCTTAAAGACAAGTGTCTTATTACTATTGAAGGTGGGTTTGTTTGGATGCATGACTTGCTACAAGATATGGGTCGAGAAATTGTTCGTCTAGAATCACCCAACGAACCTGGTCAGCGTAGTAGATTGTTTTTTCATGAAGATGTCCGTCATGTGTTGGAAGAAAGCATGGTAAgagtaagaataaaaatattcagtttcacatttatttctatttttaaaagtgaaatcTAGCAGAAAATTTTGGCCTCATGaagtaatatataaatgaatatgtaaacatatatatatatatgaatttgtaGTTATGTATAATAGATTCTGTTTAACTAAGATCATTAATGAATAAAAGTATCATATCTAAATGTCCTTTTTCGTTTCTAATATCCTAACATTTCAGTAATGAGAAAATACtagttatttttagaaaattgaTGCTTAAATTGATGCAGTAATTTTGCTAACAATTTTGTGCATTCGCTTAAGTACCAGGGCACAAACAAAGTTGCAGGCATGATAATAGAAATGCCCAAAGGCGAGGAAGTGATAAGCTTGAATTCCGAAGCATTTGTACAGATGAAAAGACTTAGAGTGCTTATCAATCGCAATGCAAGTTTTTCAAGTGGACCTAATTATCTctccaatgaattaagagtaCTTGATTGGTTTGAATATCCGCTACAATCTTTGCCACCCAATTTCCATGGAAATAAACTCATTATCTTTAAAATGCGTGGTGGCTTCATCAGGGAGTTAAGCTTCATCAAGTTTAAGGTATCTACAATTGTAATcttcaataacatttttttcttttatctatgTGCTAaacttcttttcattttgtttaacAGAATATGACAATTATGAAATTCAGTGActgtgatttcttaacaaaagttcCAGATGTTTCAAGCATcccaaatttgaaggaattgatTGCCAAAAGGTGTACAAATTTAGTTGAGGTGCATAATTCCATTGGATCCCTGGAGTATCTTtgtaaattgaatttttttggaTGCTCTAACCTTGAAATTTTTCCAATAAGCCTCAAGTTGAGATCTTTACGTAGCCTTGATCTTGGTCATTGCTCAAGCTTTCGTAGCTTTCCTGAAGTTGGGTGTGAAATGAAATCTTTAACTAGATTAATTCTATCGTCCACTGCAGTGGAAGAACTACCGTTATCAATTGGCAATCTTACTAAACTTGATGAATTATTTCTACATGGCTGCAAAAACCTTAAGCGTCTCCCAATTAACATTATTCTTCAGTTGCAACATTTCGAAAGTCTTGGGATATTTGGTGGTTGTACAAATCGAGTAAAGAAGATGGGGTATGATGGACAATCCATTCTAGCTATTGGGTCTACAACAATGGAAGACGAGATTTCATGGAATGAAGAAAAACTCCAAGAATTGGAGCCTCCAACGAATTCAAGCAATGGAAGCAATGCATTACAAGTGTTGAATCGTCAGAATTGTTTCCAATCAGAATCAAATTTCTTTCCAATATCAAGTTTCTTTACCATGTTTGATTCTTCGACCACTTTGACTTATTTAGATCTATCGGGAAGTGAATTTGTTAGCCTTCCCACCAGCATAAAAGGATTTGTTGCACTTATTGAGCTCGACTTGAGAGATTGCACAAAACTTGAAGAAATCTTAGAActtccaccaaatatagaaTTGGTAGATGCTAAGGGATGCAATTCGTTAGAAAGATTTCCAGAAGTGTCAAGAATATTGGAATTCAATGGAAGCCACATCAAATCACTACAAGGAATTGTCTTGAATGGCTGCGACAAAATGCATGAGAAGATTTGGAATTATAAAGTGCCAAATCCATCACTATGGAAGGTATGTATGTgtctcatcctctctctctttgaatTCTATATAGGATGCAtgactttaaaataaatgatgatgatgatattgttTTAACAGGGACATGCCACTGTGTTACCGAAACATGAGATTCCAGAGTGGTTATGGTATCAGAAagaatttttagaaaatgaaattgcTAAGAGAGAGGATGATGATGTCCAAttgaaaggaaatgaagaaTGGGTAATAAATATTGAAGGGCCACACCATTTGGAGGATATAAGCGGAATTGTAATATATCTCGttacattttttaaagaagatTACAATAGTGAGTATTTTGTTCCTAATGTTGAGATAACCAGTATGAGCTCAAATTGTGTATGCCGTATTGATAGAGAAGAACGTCTACATTTGTATGGTCATGATGTAACGAAAAGTATCATAGGCCAATATGAAGTATGGATGTGGTACTCTGATTTAGAATCATTTGAGGTAAAAGTTTTGGACAAATTGAGGGTTCAAGTTCGTGTTCTTCCCAATCCTAGCAATCCTCTTTGGGAACAATTTTGGTCACGGTATTATATAAGTTTGGGAGCCAATGTTGTATACAGAAATGAAAGCAGAGcacataaaagaagaaaaatagattgaATTAAATGATAGCCCAAGTGAAATTTTAGGTGAGATTTTCGTTTGTCCTCTCTGGTTTTTAATTAAGACTTAGTTGATTTGGTATTTGCCATTCATTTATTAGCTCAATGATTTTACCACtcatttatttttgcattttcaagaatGGATATACCTATCtttatttttgcatttcttttctaaattgatTAGGGAGTTTGTGTCAGCCCAGATTGGGGGGTTATACAGATGTTCTGGAAGGTACAAATCGATCCCTTGTTCCTCATTTCTTCACAAAAAATGTAACTTCACAAATCAATTTCTCCTGAAGAATTTTTCTCGATTAAGATTGATGATGACTGATCAGCAAAAGCCAAGAAGTATTTTTgtttgatgatattcttttctttagtttcttagccacatttgtttgttttctttcatctttGGCATTGCTAAGAGAATATAATATCCTAGATGTTAAGGGCCATCCAAACCGACCAGAAAATgcaaatgttttttctttttcccctgatttttattttcagacAGTTCGATATTATGGAGCTATATTACTTCATTGTAGGTCATTCTTGCATTATCCTTAGTCATTAAATCACATTACATTTTAGTGATTTAACCATAATTACATTTGCATGACTTTAATTCAAAACTTTAGCTTTTTTGTAATTTGGCTAAGTGATATAGTTTGATGCTTACATTAATTTAACTGATTGTGTTGTTGAGGGTCTATATGATTGGTAAATCTGTTGCAGATTATCGAGATAATGCGAGACAGAATTGGAGTTCCTTAGAAGGTACTTGTGAAAAGAGCTCATGATAGTTTGGTGACGCTGACTGTAATCCCAGAAGATTCCAATCCTGATATGTGAAATATATTTCTTTCCAGAACATTGTCTTTTggtcatatataatatagatatatagtttTCTGAAAGTTGCAAAACAACTGGTGAATTTCATTGTTCAATTTTAAGTCTTTTAGTTTTCCTCACAGCCAGTACAACGATAATTTTACCCGACCTGAATGAgtcaatttatttttgttggccgTGGGTTTCAGGCCAAGTCAGGTTGGGGCAAAAAGGGGCTTGGGCAAGCCAATGTGCAGGCCTACCAGCAACAAGGTCTTGTAGTGAAGCCTCAGATTCTTGTGGTGAGATATTaacaaagaaatatttttagaaataatttttaagcaGTAGAAGGTTAGCAAGAATCAGGATTAGTTATGCATTTCActccttaatttcattttacagGTACCAAGATTCTTGTGGAACAGAGGATATTTGGTagataagaataaaccaattatCTTCTCGATGGCACAACTTGATACAGCGAAAAACATTATTGAACTGACTAAATGGTATGGAAAGAATGAGAAGCTAAGAAGTTTGGTAAATCTTATAGTTTCACTCCATCCAATGAAACTCTATCTTCCTCTGTTCATATAGCTAAGGTGGAAGTAAGATGTAGTGAGGAAATATATCATTGAGTTTCTCAATTTTCGAAGTTTTAGTTTCTATCACTGAATTTCTAAGACAAGCTTTCATGACAGGTGCATTATGCATATAACTAACAGTGGCCTCATCTAAAATAAACTCTGAAGTAGAATATGCTGGTGCAAAAGGGGCTACAAAGGAAGCAAATAGTGAGAAAAAAGAGTTTCCTCTAAGGTGCATTACAATGTTATTATTTTACAAGTGAATTTGCCTTTAAGATACTGTGAGGTCTCGAACAAATCTTTTTATCTAGCTGTGTTATGCATGTACAAACTAAATTTCATGGTTCACCACATGCAACAACAttgctattttatatataaatatcgggaaatatttaattaatagtgACAAATGAAACCCCATGTTCAGAGATTTAATTACCCACAGTACAGTTTTTGGAATAAAGTTATCAGTGATGAGTGTATCACTTTATCCATCGAGCAAGTTAGGTATCAAATACACTTTAATCTGATGGAAGCATTCACCCATTAAACTCAATTGGTCTGAAATTCTTAATTTCATCTTGAGAGTTTTCAATCTTGATAATGAAATGGTTGGTTCATTGTATGAATGCacatatcaaaaaattaatttacaaaataatataaaggataCACCATCCAAACTCTCACGTATCAACAATATGAAAGATATGGCATTCACGTCAACTTATGAGTAAAAAGAATCCACCATGGCAAGTGTGGAAACAAACAAGATAGCTTgcatctctttcctttttttgaCATTCCCCCATGAACTTGGTTTCTGATGTTAGATATAACATATTCCTTCTTCACATGTTGATACCAATTTATATTGTGGTATAGTGACTCTTAATTTTATCTTTGCCTCTGAAATTAAAGTTGTCATTTCATGTTTGACGTGATTTGGGGTTTGAAGTTTCTAGTGAAGATAGACAAGTTTTCTTCAAAAGCTGCGGAGTCCATCTGGTGTACAGAATgaaaaggaagggaaagatCAACAGAACAGGGGTTCCTCAATATTGGCCATCAATTTCGAATTTGGAGGACAATCTAGCCAGTTTTGGGGAGGATATTACAAATAATTTGTTGAGAATAGCCAGTTTTCGGATCAGGTTTTCATGTTTAGAACTGATCATTGCCATTTGGTGTTTTTGGTGGGAATGACAGAGGACGTTCCGTGTGCGAAGGCAGGGGACAGAGCCCCTGAATCTACAACGGCTTGGCACTATTGGAATTCCGATTTCCAACCCATTTCCCTACAGCTTTATGTAGGGTAAGACAACCATCTGTTTGAGAAATGATCAATTATTTGgggagtctctctctctctctctctctctctctctctctggagcACCTTTGGTCAGAGAAGCTAGAGTACTACAGATTTATAGAGTCGTCTGAAACAGGTGAAGTACAAAATGGGCAGAATTTAAGGTTTCAGCTTGAACGTAATTCCAATTTCAGTGAATCAGACatctaaaaaaatcaaatcactCCCAACACTAATTCGTATATGTCTTCCCAGTTATGCAGCCAGGCACACAGAGCTTCTTTAGCATTTGACTAATGAACGAGGTTGTTTAGGGCAACCAAACTATCTGAGGCACAGTCCCTAGCATGAGTTGTCCCAAGTGCAATTTTTTGAGTTGTTGCTTTGGTCTTTAGGGTCTTTTCCTACTTCTACTAACATGACCAATACTGAATTATACTTCCATTCAAACTTCGAAGTGTCTGCAAAGCCAATTTCGTATAGATTGCAACCTTTCGCAGTAGTTTTGTCAATAAACAAAGGTTTTAAGCATCAATTTGTTTAGAGATATATAGACTGAAAAATACTTAGTTATAAGTTTCAGAATTAAGGGAGGGGCAAATTCAAGAatggaaaaaaatagttaaaatgtttaataattcatataaagaatgaaaaatgtaaGTATGAGAAGAGcctgaggaagaagaaaggatACCTTTGACATGGTAATCTACTACAGTCATTTTGtaatggattaaaaaaaatacgaagaagaagaaaggctaATGTCATTAAAATATTTGACAGTTGTGGTTTCTCTCCTGACTATGGTATCCGGAGGATTATAAAAAAGTGTTTATCATTGTTAATGAGTgtaatcaatatttttggatgcTTGACTTGCTACAATATTTGGGTTGAGAAATCGTTCGACTAAAATCGCCAAACGAGCTTGGTGAATGTAGTAGATTAAGGATTCATGAGAAATGATAATGACAATATTGGTTTAACAGGTACATAATGATGCCACTGTGTTACCAAAAAATCAGATTCTAGAGTGGTTTTGGTATCAAAAAgaagttttagaaaatgaaatttttaagaGAGGGGATGAAGATGTTAAAATGAAGGGAAATGAATAATGGATAATAAATATTGAGTGCCACACCATTTGGAGGATATATGCGGAATTGTAGTATATGCCCTTATGTTTTTTCTAGAGTTTTTTGAGCTTGAGGATTGGAGGCGTATACAGCTCAAATCGTGTATACAGTATCGATCTTAATGAAAAGGTATATTTGTTTAATGGTGATGTATGGAATAATAGAATTGGAGGCGGATATGAAGTAGGTTTAGAATCATTTGGGCTAAAGGTTTTGGACGATTTGAGAGTTCAACTTCATACTAATAAGGATCCTTTTTTGGGCACCGTATTATAGGAGTTGCAGAGCCAAGTAGCCTTTTGCATGAAAGCAGagcacataaaagaaaaaaaaatggattgaaTTAATGATAGGCCAAGTGGCCTTTTGCTACTATTTCTTTGGAATTTCATGTGAGAATTGAATTGATGaggaaattttaatttttcactttTGTGAAACTTTAAAGTCAGTTTGCACCGCAATACCAAACAAACACCAAATTTTGCCATTTGTTGCTGTTTCTGGACAATCCTAATGATGAATTCATTAAAATGAGTTCCTAGATTAGGAAAAAAATCTAACAGTGTTGATACTATAGAAACAACTTATTTGTTTATTCCTTTATAAGTTGAAATTGAAACATTAGTCAAAGGGCATCTAAGACTTTCTAGTTTTCGATAACAAGGTGAACTTCTCAGAAGAGTTAAGCTGATTGATATTATTTGCTGAGTAGCTGAGGATCTGTAACAGCAAGGAGTTTGACCTGCaggatttatttactttatccACGAGACTAGTTTGTAGGTTTCTGCTGGTAGAATGTCCTGTGGACCTAAACTACTTGCTAGTTGCCGTTACAGATCCCATGGTTATTCTTCTCTGCAGTAGCTATTTGTTACTTCTTTAAACGGACCAGTATGGTGCATGAAGCCTTCTTGCTCTGCTCAATCAATCCTCCATCACCTTAGCACATTTAGCAGCCATCCCATCAAGTTCCTTCATATGACCTTCCCCATTTGAAATTCTTAAGGTTGTCCTACCTTGCAGTCTTTCTTGACCATGAGCTTAACCAGTAAAGCTAATACATTGAAGCAGAAACTAAGCGAccttacttttatttatttatttattttatagttaaaaataactttattaatagaaacaaagtaCACCAGTAGTATACAAGAATGGTACTTAACCCCGaccttaattttaaatttttttgtgccaccttattgttttatttatttttaaacataaaataaggTCCTAAGTATTTGCTGTCTTCCGGCTGTGCGCCTTTTGTGAATTCTCAATGCTCAACAATGAATCAAGACTTGGCATTGCCTCTATCCTGACAAATTGCATAAGAACCC
This is a stretch of genomic DNA from Carya illinoinensis cultivar Pawnee chromosome 15, C.illinoinensisPawnee_v1, whole genome shotgun sequence. It encodes these proteins:
- the LOC122297161 gene encoding disease resistance protein RPV1-like isoform X1 — translated: MAFQLGASSSSLPSSPSIHPKNHDVFLSFRGKDVRHKFISHLNRALRQSGIKTYMDGVNLERGEQISSEVFKAIEESRISIIVFSKNYAESKWCLDELLKILECKKTFKQIVLPIFYEIKPSDVRDQKGGLGQAFTKLGKKIKDDIKLLEYWKEALEEVAKLSGLEYTAFGDDESEFIQKYIIGWINSRIVNQTPLSVAMYPVGIDCRKRDIYQHLSIERNDIIRIVGIFGTGGIGKTTISKDIYNQIYSQFEGSCFLSNIREISKQAGGLIQLQNTLLFDILGTSLDVRDTDKGINVIKHRLCSKRVLLILDDVDEVVQIEKLVGDRSWFGLGSRIIVTTRDQQLLKISEVDSEYELKLLGDNEALRLFSLHAFKKDEPFDEYVDLAKQIIQYAKGLPLALAVLGSDLKGKSTHQWKSALNKYKNIPNRNIQKVCLVSYEGLDNNEKEMFLDIACFFKGKPLPDIMNIFDSCGFFPNDGIDRLKDKCLITIEGGFVWMHDLLQDMGREIVRLESPNEPGQRSRLFFHEDVRHVLEESMYQGTNKVAGMIIEMPKGEEVISLNSEAFVQMKRLRVLINRNASFSSGPNYLSNELRVLDWFEYPLQSLPPNFHGNKLIIFKMRGGFIRELSFIKFKNMTIMKFSDCDFLTKVPDVSSIPNLKELIAKRCTNLVEVHNSIGSLEYLCKLNFFGCSNLEIFPISLKLRSLRSLDLGHCSSFRSFPEVGCEMKSLTRLILSSTAVEELPLSIGNLTKLDELFLHGCKNLKRLPINIILQLQHFESLGIFGGCTNRVKKMGYDGQSILAIGSTTMEDEISWNEEKLQELEPPTNSSNGSNALQVLNRQNCFQSESNFFPISSFFTMFDSSTTLTYLDLSGSEFVSLPTSIKGFVALIELDLRDCTKLEEILELPPNIELVDAKGCNSLERFPEVSRILEFNGSHIKSLQGIVLNGCDKMHEKIWNYKVPNPSLWKGHATVLPKHEIPEWLWYQKEFLENEIAKREDDDVQLKGNEEWVINIEGPHHLEDISGIVIYLVTFFKEDYNSEYFVPNVEITSMSSNCVCRIDREERLHLYGHDVTKSIIGQYEVWMWYSDLESFEVKVLDKLRVQVRVLPNPSNPLWEQFWSRYYISLGANVVYRNESRAHKRRKID
- the LOC122297161 gene encoding disease resistance protein RPV1-like isoform X3 — encoded protein: MAFQLGASSSSLPSSPSIHPKNHDVFLSFRGKDVRHKFISHLNRALRQSGIKTYMDGVNLERGEQISSEVFKAIEESRISIIVFSKNYAESKWCLDELLKILECKKTFKQIVLPIFYEIKPSDVRDQKGGLGQAFTKLGKKIKDDIKLLEYWKEALEEVAKLSGLEYTAFGDDESEFIQKYIIGWINSRIVNQTPLSVAMYPVGIDCRKRDIYQHLSIERNDIIRIVGIFGTGGIGTSLDVRDTDKGINVIKHRLCSKRVLLILDDVDEVVQIEKLVGDRSWFGLGSRIIVTTRDQQLLKISEVDSEYELKLLGDNEALRLFSLHAFKKDEPFDEYVDLAKQIIQYAKGLPLALAVLGSDLKGKSTHQWKSALNKYKNIPNRNIQKVCLVSYEGLDNNEKEMFLDIACFFKGKPLPDIMNIFDSCGFFPNDGIDRLKDKCLITIEGGFVWMHDLLQDMGREIVRLESPNEPGQRSRLFFHEDVRHVLEESMYQGTNKVAGMIIEMPKGEEVISLNSEAFVQMKRLRVLINRNASFSSGPNYLSNELRVLDWFEYPLQSLPPNFHGNKLIIFKMRGGFIRELSFIKFKNMTIMKFSDCDFLTKVPDVSSIPNLKELIAKRCTNLVEVHNSIGSLEYLCKLNFFGCSNLEIFPISLKLRSLRSLDLGHCSSFRSFPEVGCEMKSLTRLILSSTAVEELPLSIGNLTKLDELFLHGCKNLKRLPINIILQLQHFESLGIFGGCTNRVKKMGYDGQSILAIGSTTMEDEISWNEEKLQELEPPTNSSNGSNALQVLNRQNCFQSESNFFPISSFFTMFDSSTTLTYLDLSGSEFVSLPTSIKGFVALIELDLRDCTKLEEILELPPNIELVDAKGCNSLERFPEVSRILEFNGSHIKSLQGIVLNGCDKMHEKIWNYKVPNPSLWKGHATVLPKHEIPEWLWYQKEFLENEIAKREDDDVQLKGNEEWVINIEGPHHLEDISGIVIYLVTFFKEDYNSEYFVPNVEITSMSSNCVCRIDREERLHLYGHDVTKSIIGQYEVWMWYSDLESFEVKVLDKLRVQVRVLPNPSNPLWEQFWSRYYISLGANVVYRNESRAHKRRKID